One Setaria italica strain Yugu1 chromosome II, Setaria_italica_v2.0, whole genome shotgun sequence DNA segment encodes these proteins:
- the LOC111256318 gene encoding uncharacterized protein LOC111256318: MDRQWMYNADRRSKAFIDGLHYFLEVAKPNKPENGFVCCPCFQCNNRKEYSKDSWGTIHSHLFKYGFMPNYLVWTKHGELGVVMEDGEEEEEDDTIPDWVAGQAFAGTTMGEADEDEFAENDPTDDLGQVIRDAYRDCETEKEAAKLQRMIDDHQKLLYPGCQQGHKKLGTILEFVQWKAKNGVSGKAFQGMLNIVKKILPENNELPSTTYEAKQIIFPLGLDVQKIHACPNDCILYRGDEYEKLDACPVCEALRYKIRRDDPGDVEGQSPKKRVPAKVMWYFPIIPRLKRLFRNKANAKLMRWHKEDRKEDEMLRHPADGAQWRSIDRTFPDFESEARNCKKVVYMGHRQFLPAHHQLRKSGMHFKGAPDYRKKPTHRNGKRVFEMMKDVYVVFGKGLGSQPVPNDDNGHAPMWKKKSIFWELPYWEILEVRNAIDVMHLTKNLCVNVLGFMGVYGTSKDTLEARQDLKAMGQQDDLHQ, from the exons atggaccggcaatggatgtataatgcagacaggcggagcaaggcgtttattgatggcttgcattattttctcgaagtggcaaaaccgaacaagccagagaatgggttcgtatgttgtccatgcttccaatgcaataacaggaaggagtattcaaaggattcctgggggactattcacagccacttgtttaaatacggtttcatgcctaactatttggtttggaccaagcacggtgaactaggggttgtaatggaagatggcgaggaggaggaggaagatgacaccattccggactgggttgcaggccaagcttttgcaggtactacaatgggcgaggctgatgaagatgagtttgcagaaaatgaccctactgatgaccttggtcaggtgatacgagatgcatacagagattgcgaaactgagaaggaagcagcaaagttgcagcgcatgatagatgatcaccaaaaattgctgtacccaggttgccagcagggccataaaaaactaggtacgatactagaatttgtgcaatggaaggcaaaaaatggtgtatccggtaaggcatttcaggggatgttgaacattgtcaagaagattctccccgagaataatgaattaccgtccacaacatatgaagctaaacagattattttccctctcggattggatgttcagaagatacacgcatgccctaatgactgtatcctctatcgtggtgatgaatacgagaaattggatgcttgtcccgtctgcgaagccctgcggtataagatcaggcgagatgatcctggtgatgtcgaggggcagtctcccaagaagagagttcccgcgaaggtgatgtggtatttccctataataccacgcttgaagcgcttgttcaggaacaaggcgaatgctaagttgatgcgatggcacaaagaagaccgtaaggaagatgagatgttgagacaccccgcagatggggcacagtggagatcaattgatagaacattcccagactttgaaagtgaagcaaggaac tgtaagaaggtcgtctatatgggtcatcgtcaatttctccctgctcaccaccagctgagaaagagcgggatgcatttcaaaggggcgccagactatcgtaaaaaacctacacaccgtaatggaaagcgtgtgttcgagatgatgaaggatgtatatgtagtcttcggaaagggacttggtagccaacctgttccgaacgacgataacggacatgcacccatgtggaagaaaaagtcaatattttgggagctaccttattgggaaatcctagaggttcgcaacgcaatagacgtgatgcacctgacgaagaatctttgcgtgaacgtgctaggcttcatgggtgtctatggaacctcaaaagatacattggaagcacgacaggacctgaaagccatggggcaacaagatgacctacatcag
- the LOC101763198 gene encoding LOW QUALITY PROTEIN: dehydration-responsive element-binding protein 2D (The sequence of the model RefSeq protein was modified relative to this genomic sequence to represent the inferred CDS: inserted 2 bases in 1 codon), translating into MCFSRVKVESKVQDKGAQTLLQLAIEAPAACACATCGADGCAIGGCELLTAAETRLSSDSDDGGEKSASASASRTTVAGGMGKLRRQRRGRVSKYRGXRRWPWGKWAVEILDPHCAMRKWLGTFDTTVDAARAYDFVVVMFRGRRAKLNFPDNATPAPAPSWVPISTYLRHHHLPQPLPESLHETCGSNVSSPVRVVPAAVVPAGQHGARPVLKEQDIWDRLNEIMMMDDGSFWSSMP; encoded by the exons ATGTGCTTTAGCCGTGTGAAAGTAGAAAGCAAGGTGCAAGACAAAG gtgctcaaactttactgcaattggCCATCGAAGCTCCCGCAGCGTGCGCCTGCGCCACGTGCGGCGCGGACGGGTGTGCCATCGGCGGTTGCGAGCTCCTCACCGCGGCGGAGACCAGGTTGAGCAGTGACAGCGATGACGGAGGGGAGAAGTCCGCGTCCGCGTCCGCAAGCCGCACCACCGTCGCCGGGGGCATGGGCAAGCTACGACGGCAGCGGAGGGGGAGGGTGAGCAAGTACCGCGG GCGGCGGTGGCCATGGGGCAAGTGGGCGGTGGAAATCCTCGACCCGCACTGCGCCATGCGCAAgtggctcggcaccttcgacaCCACCGTGGACGCTGCGCGCGCCTACGACTTCGTCGTTGTCATGTTCCGGGGCCGCCGTGCCAAGCTCAACTTCCCCGACAATGCGACCCCTGCGCCCGCACCTTCCTGGGTGCCAATCTCGACGtacctccgccaccaccacctgccGCAGCCGCTGCCCGAGAGCTTGCACGAGACCTGCGGGTCGAATGTGTCCTCGCCGGTCCGCGTGGTTCCTGCGGCAGTGGTGCCGGCCGGACAGCACGGCGCGAGGCCGGTATTGAAGGAGCAGGACATTTGGGACAGGCTGAACGAGATCATGATGATGGATGATGGCAGCTTCTGGTCGTCCATGCCATGA
- the LOC101766563 gene encoding benzoate O-methyltransferase gives MAIMKIEHDLHMAEGEGEWSYSKNSRRQEIVIRETKPIIENATKEVYTALLPKTMIIVDLGCSAGPNTLLFMSNVIGVIADQCKSSEGDPVELQFFLNDLPGNDFNELFRAIQKFETSGTMDQPGHVPPLHYISGLPGSYYNRLFPRQSVHLFHSSYCLHWRSQVPEGLDTSKEAYLNKDNVYITNTTTPFAVKQFQEQFHKDFSLFLELRHEELVYGGKMVLVFLGRKNEDVYSGELNQLYGLVARSLQSLVLKGLVEKEKLESFNLPVYGPSVAEVKEVVMQSKIFSMDEIKLFEANWDPFDDSEGVDVLDSACSSMNVAKCIRSVLKSLIICHFGETILDPLFVEFASLVAKQLEEQQTKLAVIAMSLKKI, from the exons ATGGCAATCATGAAGATAGAACACGATTTACATATGgccgaaggagaaggagaatgGAGCTACTCAAAGAATTCTAGGCGTCAA GAAATTGTTATACGCGAGACTAAGCCCATTATTGAGAATGCCACAAAAGAAGTATACACGGCTCTACTACCCAAGACAATGATCATTGTCGACCTAGGATGCTCTGCAGGACCAAACACATTGCTCTTTATGTCCAATGTGATAGGTGTCATAGCCGATCAGTGTAAGTCTAGTGAAGGTGATCCTGTGGAACTTCAGTTCTTCCTGAATGACCTTCCTGGTAATGACTTCAATGAACTCTTCCGGGCGATCCAAAAGTTTGAAACGTCGGGTACGATGGATCAACCGGGACATGTTCCACCTTTGCACTACATTTCTGGGTTGCCAGGATCGTATTACAACAGGCTTTTCCCTCGTCAAAGCGTGCATCTCTTCCACTCCTCATACTGCCTTCACTGGCGCTCCCAG GTACCTGAGGGACTTGACACATCGAAAGAAGCTTACTTAAATAAAGATAATGTTTACATCACAAATACCACAACACCGTTTGCGGTGAAACAATTCCAAGAGCAGTTCCATAAGGACTTCTCCCTCTTCTTGGAGCTGCGGCACGAAGAACTTGTATATGGAGGGAAGATGGTTCTTGTATTTCTTGGGAGGAAGAATGAGGATGTATACAGTGGAGAACTCAATCAACTTTATGGATTGGTTGCAAGATCGCTGCAGTCTCTTGTTCTGAAG GGCCTGGTGGAGAAGGAAAAACTAGAATCCTTCAATCTACCAGTCTATGGGCCATCAGTTGCTGAAGTCAAGGAAGTAGTCATGCAAAGTAAGATTTTCAGCATGGATGAGATCAAGCTATTCGAGGCAAACTGGGATCCTTTTGATGATTCAGAAGGTGTTGATGTTCTCGATAGTGCCTGCAGTAGCATGAATGTTGCTAAGTGTATTAGATCAGTGCTGAAGTCGTTGATTATatgccattttggagaaaccaTACTTGACCCGTTGTTCGTGGAGTTTGCAAGCCTTGTTGCTAAGCAACTTGAAGAGCAGCAGACCAAGTTAGCAGTCATCGCCATGTCCTtaaagaaaatataa